One genomic window of Ziziphus jujuba cultivar Dongzao chromosome 4, ASM3175591v1 includes the following:
- the LOC107415835 gene encoding uncharacterized protein LOC107415835 encodes MGSYSKVKAHLLRIPGHEVECCKAVAGDLVQQIKREHDQVEIKRFQDEFNEREKAEYINLPSSSDFLQHKKRKGAVVGSLEKSLNTARHDIAYKEAARMFYAGALPFNFVKSPYFRQYSKTLANSNLAGYTPPMYNRLRTTLLTQDKEHINRKLQPIRDSWKKKGVSIVSDGWSDRQRRLLINMMAASSGGAMFLKSIDASNNIKDGDYVASLFLQVINQIGDANIVQIITDNASNFKFAGLHIKSKYPHIFWTPCVVHSLNLALKNICDPSERSHQYTHCKWIADLVSDVQIIRNFIINHSMALSIYNKYSKLSLLRIADTRFASSIVMSKRLKKVKTALENMIMDSEWKSYRDANVESEAQKVKQCIVND; translated from the coding sequence ATGGGTTCATATTCAAAGGTGAAAGCTCATTTGCTTAGGATTCCAGGTCATGAGGTTGAATGTTGTAAGGCTGTTGCAGGTGATTtagttcaacaaataaaaagagaacatGACCAAGTTGAAATCAAGAGATTTCAGGATGAGTTCAATGAAAGAGAAAAGGCAGAGTATATCAATTTACCCAGCAGTTCAGATTTTTTGCAACATAAAAAGAGGAAAGGAGCTGTGGTTGGATCTTTAGAAAAATCTTTGAACACTGCACGACATGATATTGCTTACAAGGAAGCTGCTAGGATGTTCTATGCCGGTGCATTACCTTTCAATTTTGTAAAGTCTCCCTATTTTAGGCAATATTCAAAAACACTAGCAAACAGCAATTTGGCAGGTTACACTCCTCCTATGTATAACAGATTAAGGACAACTTTGCTTACACAAGACAAAGAACATATTAATAGGAAGCTTCAGCCAATTAGAGATTCATGGAAGAAGAAGGGAGTGTCTATTGTCTCTGATGGATGGTCGGATAGACAAAGAAGACTTCTTATCAATATGATGGCTGCATCTTCTGGTGGAGCAATGTTTCTAAAATCAATTGATGCTAGCAACAATATAAAAGATGGGGACTATGTGGCTTCTTTGTTTCTACAAGTGATCAATCAAATTGGAGACGCCAATATTGTTCAAATAATTACTGACAATGCAAGCAATTTCAAATTTGCAGGATTACACATTAAATCCAAGTATCCTCACATCTTTTGGACTCCCTGTGTAGTTCATAGCTTAAATTTGGCATTAAAGAATATATGTGATCCATCTGAAAGATCACATCAATACACCCACTGTAAATGGATTGCTGATTTAGTGTCTGATGTGCAAATAAttcgaaattttattattaatcataGTATGGCATTATCTATATACAACAAATATTCTAAGTTGAGTTTGTTAAGAATTGCTGATACTAGGTTTGCATCAAGTATTGTGATGAGTAAACGTCTAAAAAAAGTGAAGACAgcattagaaaatatgataatggaTTCTGAATGGAAATCATATAGGGATGCAAATGTTGAAAGTGAAGCACAAAAAGTGAAACAGTGCATTGTTAATGATTAG